Proteins encoded in a region of the bacterium genome:
- a CDS encoding UPF0280 family protein, translating to MKVDPRDRSIYRRGVQAAGLVRFELAIKETDLLVLADRDIGDLVREIVINERDRLERYLAAHPEFARSLVPVAVADAAPRIAGAMAAAGAAAGVGPMAAVAGAVCDAVAAGVGDRVRELIIENGGDLYVRVSRERTVGIYTGEKGPALGLLVRPEGGPLGVCTSSGRIGHSLSFGDAAAATIIAG from the coding sequence GTGAAGGTCGATCCCCGTGACCGCAGCATCTACCGGCGGGGCGTCCAAGCCGCCGGCCTCGTCAGGTTCGAGCTGGCGATCAAGGAGACGGACCTTCTGGTGCTTGCCGACCGGGACATCGGCGATCTCGTGCGGGAGATCGTGATCAACGAGCGGGATCGGCTGGAGCGATACCTGGCCGCGCACCCGGAGTTTGCCAGATCTCTCGTGCCCGTGGCCGTCGCCGATGCCGCCCCGCGGATCGCGGGCGCGATGGCGGCAGCGGGGGCCGCGGCCGGCGTCGGCCCGATGGCGGCCGTTGCCGGAGCGGTGTGCGATGCGGTCGCGGCGGGCGTCGGCGACAGGGTCCGGGAGCTGATCATCGAGAACGGCGGTGACCTGTACGTGCGCGTGTCGCGGGAACGCACTGTCGGCATCTACACCGGCGAGAAGGGCCCGGCGCTCGGCCTGCTCGTGCGGCCGGAGGGCGGGCCGCTGGGCGTCTGCACCTCCTCGGGGAGGATCGGGCACTCGCTGAGCTTCGGGGACGCCGCCGCGGCGACGATCATCGCCGGC